One window from the genome of Plasmodium reichenowi strain SY57 chromosome 8, whole genome shotgun sequence encodes:
- a CDS encoding kinesin-like protein, putative: MYKRAYSESVVLSKNLYNKDSVKDTHHKLKTNEVIEKTETKLENVVVRIRKLDKNEKSTLHTDPNDRTALYFDKDFEIEKYNFDIVFDENDDNQTIFNKIGGHFIINNVCNGFKETIITYGQTGSGKTYTLFGSNKEYGIIYYFVHYLYKLCNSKNKNKKKAIYLSIYEILGDTLIDLISNLNEQNIEFYTEEYYLKTIRYSYKVVNIQNYDIAKKIIDSACLLRNVEATSQNMRSSRSHAIIQFFVNISDCTLHNGIETIKDYYGVLTLVDLVGCEREEFNTNKNEHRNDKTSSKFLNSSLTSLNKMLRKMQMGNLDESDKRQSVLCKVLFNYIQKTCGVCLIFCFNPKISQKSLTSSTLIMASDCKKIKSKRKQLIYVKSENKESFFKKIANDDSSKNGNNKGKEKKYEGSKWENYNTIKKSVENGKDKEKEMEKKDVENINNLVEVEENKYLRLENNCAIFLIYLNDDKQEDVINILNKKKDNGKLNSLKKILCDIINEQVKEEKKRKNVLEQLKSDNLKLKNENDYWKKEAYNYHNKLKILNKNYLKMNEFLLKTLNTSTNDNNTSSDYTTSLFSKLDEKKIINDERQKNQTRGKNDMNLFSHNNDDTINNDDNNIHNNDNNINNDDNNIHNNDNNIHNIHNNIHNNHNNNNYYYNNQVVNTYAQLKQKKQLFQNKSPHILNNSSSDILTTSDKGNSHKPTTYYNEDHLLLHKNNTQFIEEKNKQRKEYYKEVINNKGSNINKADDQTNNRIEDNLKNHILNNINNEKNYINDYTNNKSYQEEIPYPNKEDNKHRSTQMMLQNNMIKGEIYRKNIYEKYKENGVTNTMEIEMKNKKKINNLNSQNIQKNNSMKEITNMLSIDNINKKYYEQYKNISPENNTCIITDKLNLLQKKKDTTKNIIHPLSNKDNKMLTNITIDSLATKIKNRLLKSRSLSIAREHKI, from the exons ATGTATAAGAGAGCTTATAGCGAATCAGTAGTTCTATCAAAGAATTTATATA ACAAAGACAGTGTTAAAGATACACACCATAAACTAAAAACAAATGAAGTTATAGAAAAGACAGAAACAAAACTAGAAAATGTTGTGGTCAGAATTAGAAAGTTAGATAAGAATGAAAAGTCCACATTACATACAGATCCAAATGATAGAACAgcattatattttgataaaGACTTtgaaatagaaaaatataatttcgATATAGTTTTTGATGAAAACGATGATAATCAAacaatatttaataaaataggaggacattttattattaataatgtatGTAATGGATTTAAAGAGACCATAATTACTTATGGACAAACCGGAAGTGGTAAAACGTATACTTTGTTTGGATCTAATAAAGAATATGGaatcatttattattttgttcattatttatacaaattatgtaattcaaaaaataaaaataaaaaaaaagctaTTTATTTAAGTATTTATGAAATTTTGGGAGATACACTTATTGATCTTATATCCAACCTtaatgaacaaaatatagAATTCTATACGGAAGAATACTATCTCAAAACTATAAGATATTCTTATAAAGTTGTTAATATTcaaaattatgatatagCAAAAAAAATCATTGACAGTGCATGTCTTTTAAGAAACGTTGAGGCAACATCTCAAAATATGCG ATCAAGTAGGTCTCATGCAATAATCCAATTTTTCGTGAACATCTCCGATTGCACCTTGCACAACGGCATCGAAACTATAAAAGATTATTACGGTGTTTTAACCTTAGTTGACTTGGTTGGATGTGAAAGAGAGGAAtttaatacaaataaaaatgaacacAGAAATGATAAAACATCTAGcaaatttttaaattccTCCCTTACGTCGCTAAACAAAATGTTGAGGAAAATGCAG atGGGAAACCTTGATGAGTCAGATAAAAGACAAAGCGTTCTTTGCAAAGttctttttaattatatcCAGAAAACTTGTGGAGTTTGcttaatattttgttttaatcCAAAAATCAGCCAAAAAAGT CTAACTAGTTCCACTTTAATTATGGCTAGCGATTgcaaaaaaataaaaagcAAAAGAAAACAACTGATTTATGTAAAATCTGAAAACAAGGAGAgttttttcaaaaaaatagCTAACGATGATTCATCAAAGaatggtaataataaaggaaaagaaaaaaaatatgaaggATCAAAGTGGGAAAATTACAATACGATAAAGAAGAGTGTAGAAAATGGGAAAGACAAAGAAAAGGAAATGGAAAAGAAGGAtgtagaaaatataaataactTGGTAGAAGTAGAAGAAAATAAGTATTTAAGACTTGAAAACAATTGTGcaatatttcttatatatttaaatgatgataaacAAGAAGATGTaataaacattttaaataagaaaaaagatAACGGGAAATTAAATTctttaaagaaaatattatgtgatattataaatgaacaagtaaaagaagaaaaaaaacgAAAAAATGTGTTAGAACAATTAAAAAGTGATAATTTGAAATTGAAAAATGAGAATGATTATTGGAAGAAAGAAgcttataattatcataataaattaaaaatattaaataaaaattatttaaaaatgaatgagtttcttttaaaaacatTAAATACGAGTacaaatgataataatacttCATCAGATTATACtacatcattattttcGAAGTTGgatgagaaaaaaataataaatgatgaaaGACAAAAAAATCAGACACGAGGAAAAAATGACATGAATTTGTTTAGccataataatgatgatactattaataatgatgataataatattcataataatgataataatattaataatgatgataataatattcataataatgataataatattcataatattcataataatattcataataatcataataataataattattattataataatcagGTTGTTAACACATATGCGCAACTCAAACAGAAGAAACAACTTTTTCAAAACAAATCACCACatattttgaataataGTTCAAGTGATATATTAACAACAAGCGATAAAGGCAATTCTCATAAGCCGACAACTTATTATAATGAGgatcatttattattacataagAATAATACACAATTTATTGAAGagaaaaacaaacaaagaaaagaatattataaagaagtaataaataataaaggatcaaatattaataaagcGGATGATCAAACGAATAATCGCATAGAAGATAACTTAAAAAATCACATacttaataatataaataatgaaaagaattacataaatgattatacaaataataaaagttaTCAAGAGGAAATTCCTTATCCCAATAAAGAAGATAACAAACATAGAAGTACCCAAATGATgttacaaaataatatgataaaaggagaaatatatagaaaaaatatatatgagaaatataaagaaaacGGTGTTACAAATACTATGGAAAttgaaatgaaaaataaaaaaaaaataaataatttgaactctcaaaatatacaaaaaaataattcaatGAAAGAAATTACTAATATGTTGTCGatagataatataaataaaaaatattatgaacaatataaaaacatttcTCCTGAGAACAATACTTGTATAATAACAGacaaattaaatttattacaaaaaaaaaaagacacaacaaaaaatattattcacCCTTTATCgaataaagataataaaatgttaaCCAACATTACTATTGATTCTTTAGcaacaaaaataaaaaatagatTGTTGAAATCAAGAAGTTTATCAATAGCTAGAGAGcataaaatatga
- a CDS encoding DnaJ protein, putative, with translation MSNWNFFNDYLNWFNGTTESTTFHSRSSKKGSNKSVSTNATSINTNKNNINELSNSQPNNSEETCDEMKASNDGFEKDVSKIKCAKKYNPFINIKEKYYKEYNNRNIEKENNKSEKKCGIQNESQNENLSPSQNENLSPSQNENPSPSQSPCQIKKCDKENDTNIPKSSNKNNDTNIPKSSNKNKDTNFFNQLGLSNWLPNYDIPIYNEYKKGYYLDKEAKEVLSKKGSKKSNVIKIGGDSSNSNMNDFNVSDCGNNTCVDTTYYDTLNIEPTAKLSEIKTSYYKLALKYHPDKNVNDPEAKLKFQKINEAYQVLSDDERRRQYNKYGLNATKDMILIDPSIFFMMLFSSEELSDYTGTLRIAFFVQLAFEGNMSIEDKKSSNQVMINEMEVEQKIREVELALLLRKRIQPYVDGDMEWEKRMETEIKGLLESSFSSSILESIGWTYENVATSYIAEVTTLWGVGATVANIQAAGRTIGNTFSAAKSMFNTVVTIKDFSLNSEKINSIKEKKDNIKTSSNNSLNNHSTSNKVSSEQNGTNESLKCDNQVNQKNNVNTSNNMKNVNTSNTHENNEEEEEKKKKNTLIDKEENKALGVIIKNVLTLVLWDIESTVRQATEKVIRDEDVNIETRLKRAQGMKFLGKLMQKWAKIKNDKCDTNDIDATKLLEKAIIKASKMSNEEDQTGQDNVKREYL, from the coding sequence atgtcAAATTggaatttttttaatgattACCTTAATTGGTTTAATGGGACCACCGAATCTACAACATTTCATAGTAGAAGTAGTAAAAAGGGTTCGAACAAAAGCGTCTCTACAAATGCTACTTCTATAAACactaataaaaataatattaatgagCTTAGTAACAGTCAACCTAACAATAGTGAAGAAACTTGTGATGAAATGAAGGCCTCTAATGATGGCTTTGAAAAAGATGTTAGTAAAATAAAGTGTGCCAAGAAATACAATccatttattaatataaaagaaaaatattataaagaatataataataggAATATTGAAAAGgagaataataaaagtgaaaaaaaatgtggAATTCAAAATGAAAGTCAAAATGAAAATCTAAGTCCAAGTCAAAATGAAAATCTAAGTCCAAGTCAAAATGAAAATCCAAGTCCAAGTCAAAGTCCATGTCAAATTAAAAAGTGTGATAAAGAGAATGATACAAATATACCCAAAAgtagtaataaaaataatgatacaAATATACCCAAAAgtagtaataaaaataaagatacaaatttttttaaccAACTAGGGTTATCAAACTGGTTACCTAATTATGATATACCGATTTATAACGAATACAAAAAAGGTTATTATTTAGATAAAGAAGCAAAAGAGGTTTTATCGAAAAAAGGTTCTAAAAAAAGtaatgttataaaaataggAGGTGATAGtagtaatagtaatatgAACGATTTTAATGTATCCGATTGTGGCAATAATACATGTGTTGATACAACATATTACGATACATTAAATATAGAACCTACAGCAAAATTAAGTGAAATAAAAACAAGTTATTATAAGTTAGCATTAAAATATCACCCAGATAAAAATGTGAATGATCCAGAAgcaaaattaaaatttcaaaaaataaatgaagCTTATCAAGTTTTGAGTGATGATGAAAGAAGAAgacaatataataaatatggaTTAAATGCAACAAAGGACATGATATTAATTGACCCATCCATATTCTTTATGATGTTATTTAGTTCTGAAGAATTAAGTGATTATACAGGTACTTTGAGAATAGCTTTTTTTGTTCAGCTAGCTTTTGAAGGAAATATGTCTATTGAAGATAAAAAATCATCTAATCAAGTTATGATAAATGAAATGGAAGtagaacaaaaaataagaGAAGTTGAATTGGCTTTACTATTAAGAAAACGAATACAACCATATGTAGATGGAGATATGGAATGGGAGAAACGAATGGAAACCGAAATAAAAGGATTACTTGAATCATCATTTTCGAGTTCTATATTAGAATCTATAGGATGGACATATGAAAATGTCGCAACATCTTATATAGCTGAAGTAACAACCTTATGGGGTGTGGGAGCAACGGTAGCAAATATTCAGGCAGCTGGAAGGACCATTGGAAATACCTTCAGTGCGGCTAAGTCAATGTTTAATACTGTAGTGACTATAAAAGATTTCTCGTTGAATAgtgaaaaaattaattctataaaagaaaagaaagataatataaaaacttCATCGAATAATTCTCTGAATAATCATTCAACTTCCAATAAAGTATCTAGTGAACAAAATGGAACAAATGAAAGTTTAAAGTGTGATAATCAAGTGAACCAAAAGAATAATGTAAACACTTCAAACAATATGAAGAATGTGAATACATCTAATACACATGAAAATAAcgaagaagaagaagaaaaaaaaaaaaaaaacacacttatagataaagaagaaaataaagcTCTAGGagttataataaaaaatgttctCACCTTAGTTTTATGGGATATCGAATCGACAGTAAGACAAGCCACTGAGAAAGTTATAAGAGATGAAGATGTGAACATTGAAACACGATTAAAACGTGCTCAAGGAATGAAATTTTTAGGAAAATTAATGCAAAAATGGgcaaaaattaaaaacgATAAATGTGATACAAATGATATCGATGCTACTAAACTTTTAGAAAAGGCTATTATTAAAGCTTCTAAAATGTCAAACGAAGAAGATCAAACAGGTCAAGATAACGTCAAAAGGGAATACctttag
- a CDS encoding glycosyltransferase family 28 protein, putative — MSSDMHLFVTVGSTNFDELIKYIDDEQFHFFLRNLGFSYMTIQIGNGTYIPKLIYTNDNNINNNKLLKEVKYFTYKTNLDEYFEKAHFILSHSGAGTTLECLRKKKKILIVVNHKLMNNHQSEFANYMHSCNYLDICNNLQNLKQNIHLSLKKDTYNAFPQADAQPFLRDLYNLIYN; from the coding sequence ATGAGTAGTGATATGCATCTATTTGTTACTGTTGGATCAACTAATTTTGATGAGctaataaaatatattgatgatgaacaatttcatttttttttaagaaatcTAGGGTTTTCATATATGACTATACAAATTGGTAATGGTACATATATACCTAAGctaatatatacaaatgataataatataaataataataaattattaaaagaagtaaaatattttacttATAAAACGAATTTAGATGAATATTTTGAGAAGGcacattttatattaagTCATTCTGGAGCAGGTACTACATTAGAATgtttaagaaaaaaaaaaaaaattctcATTGTTGTTAATCATAAATTAATGAATAATCATCAATCAGAATTTGCCAATTATATGCATTCATGTAATTATTTAGATATTTGTAATAATCTACAAaatttaaaacaaaatatacatCTATCTTTAAAAAAGGACACATATAATGCTTTCCCTCAAGCAGATGCTCAACCATTTTTAAGGGATCTATacaatttaatatataattaa